In Flavobacterium praedii, the DNA window CCATGCTTATAAAACCGTCACGAATTCCAGTCTGAATGATAGGGTCTAATTTTAAAAGTCTTAAATAATTAGCAATGGTTGAACGTTTTTTACCCACTCTTTCACTCATTTGCTCTTGTGTCAATTGAATTTCGTCAATTAATCGTTGGTATGAAAGTGCAATCTCGATTGGGTCTAAGTCGTGACGTTGAATATTTTCAACTAAGGCCATTATAAGAGACTCATTATCGTTTGCAATACGAATGTAAGCTGGGACAGTAGTAAGTCCAATTAAAGTTGAAGCACGCAAACGACGCTCTCCAGAAATTAATTGGTATTTATTAAAGTCTAATTTACGAACCGTAATAGGTTGTATAACACCTAATTCCTTGATAGAAGTGGCTAATTCGCGTAATGAATCTTCGTTGAAATTACTTCGGGGCTGAAATGGATTTATTTCTATAGCATCAATTTCAAGCTCTATAATATTCCCCACCACTTTATCTGCATTTTTATCTTCTACCGATTGAATATCGTTTTCAGGGTCTTTTAATAATGCAGATAAACCTCTACCTAAGGCTTGTTTTTTTATTGCTTTTGACATACAACTATTTACTATTTTTCTTTATAATTTCTTGAGCTAAATGAATATAATTTACTGCTCCTTTGCTGGTGGCATCATAGTTGATAATGCTTTCCCCAAAACTAGGAGCTTCGCTCAATTTTACATTTCTTTGAATTACTGTTTCAAAAACCATATCATTAAAATGTTTTTGAACTTCTTCCACCACTTGGTTTGATAAACGCAATCTGGAATCAAACATTGTCAATAATAATCCTTCAATGTCTAAATCTGGATTGTGAATTTTTTGAATACTTTTTATGGTATTTAATAATTTACCCAAACCTTCTAATGCAAAATATTCACATTGAATAGGAATTACTACTGAATCGGCAGCTGTTAAAGCATTCAACGTTAAAAGTCCAAGAGATGGTGCGCAATCAATCAAGATATAATCGTATTGATCTTTGATGCTCTCTAATGCTTTTTTAAGCATATATTCTCTGTTTTCTTTGTCGACCAATTCGATTTCTATCGCAACAAGATCAATATGTGCAGGAATTACATCAACATTTGGAGAAGAACATTTTACAATAGCCTCCAATGGAGTATGGCTATGCTCGAGAATTTGATAGGTTCCAATTTCAACTGTTTCAACATCAATTCCCAATCCTGAAGTTGCATTTGCTTGAGGATCAGCGTCTATTAGTAATACCTTTTTTTCTAAAACACCTAATGAAGCCGCTAGGTTAATAGAAGTAGTAGTCTTTCCAACTCCACCTTTCTGATTCGCAATCGCTATGATTTTGCCCATTTATTTTCTAAATTTTGAACGGTAAAAATACAATTATTTATGGGTTTTGAAAATCTATTTTGTTAACAAAAACAAATAGTTTTCACAGTCCCCAATTTATCTTGATAATACCATATATTATTTGTTTTTTTGGTAGTTATTATATCAAAAAAAAGAGAACCTTATAAAAAGTTCTCTTTATTTTGATATATTTTTTTGCTGTTATTTCTGGCTATTTTTAATAGTTGTTGATGTTAATCGGTGAATATCGCAAATGGTTAACCTTTTTTCTTTGCTTTAATCATCATTTCTAATTGATCCCAAAGTTCTTCTGGAATGGCTTCTAGTAAATTAAATTGTCCCGCTCCCTTCAGCCATTCGCCTCCATCGATGACAATTACCTCGCCATTTACATAGGCCGAAAAGTCTGAAACTAAATATGCCGCTAAATTGGCTAGTTCTTGATGATCACCTACACGTTTTAAAGGTACTTTTTTGGCCATATCAAATTTTTCGGCTAGATCGCCAGGCAGTAATCTATCCCATGCGCCTTTGGTAGGGAAAGGCCCTGGTGCAATGGCATTGGTACGAATGCCGTATTTTGCCCATTCTACAGCTAGGCTTCTTGTCATGGCAAGAACACCTGCTTTGGCTGTAGCACTTGGAACAACATATGCAGAGCCTGTCCAAGCATAAGTGGTGACGATATTCAAAACGGATGCTGATGTTTGCTTGGTATCTATCCAATGTTTGCCAAAAGCAAGGGTACAGTTTTTGGATCCTTTTAAAACAATATCAATTACAGTGTCAAAAGCATTTGCTGATAAGCGCTCTGTTGGTGAAATAAAATTTCCTGCAGCATTATTCAATAAAACATCAACCTTACCAAAGGCTTTTAGCACTTCTTGTAGCATGTTTTCTACTTCTGTATAATGACGAACATCACACTGAAGTGGAAGGCAAGTTCCTCCTGTTTCGGCTTCTAATTCTTGCGCAGTGCTTTTTAGTTTCTCTAAATCTCGAGAGGTTATAGCAACTTGTGCTCCTAACTCTAAGAAATATTTGGTCATCGCTTTTCCTAATCCACTTCCGCCTCCTGTAACTACAATTACTTTGCCTTTTAACGCATCGTCTCTTAACATTTTGTCCGTATAACTCATAATTTATTTTTTTTGGATTGTAAATATATTTAAAAAATAATATGCATGCATAATAAAATAAATTTTTATTCCATTCGTTTAGAGTATTTCTGTTGTCGCTTTTCTGTTTAAAAGGTAATCGATGAATGTAGTTGTACTCGTTCTCGATATTTTGTAATAATTTTTATCGTAAATCTTTGTTCAATTCGGATAGATGAAAGCTTAACGTGATGATCTTTTGCGTGAGGGGTAGGAGCTAGTTACCTTGTAACGTGGATGACCCGACCGCATAAGAGAAAGGGGCTGAATGAGCGGTATGAAAAGTTAGCCCCTTTTTTTTATGTGGTCACGCTCAAATGAAAGTGGTTTAAGAAACAAATCCTGTAAAAATAATTATTTACAGGATTTAGAGTGTATTATTTAGTTTTTGCGTAAGGAACTGAATTCCATCCTTCTTTAAAGTCTTTTGTGAAATCTTTCCAGTTGTAAATACCATCAATGATTAAAAATGTAAAAAAGCCTAAGGCTATCATTTTGAAATCTCTTTTCGTAAAATTCATTTTATTTGTTTTTGGTTGAATAGCGAAACAAATATAAGAAAAATACATTGGTATATTTGTTTGCTTTACATTTTATGAATGATAAAAATTGTAGGGCGTTTGTGTAAATCGACAGTTTCTTTTTTCCAGGCTGAAATTTTCTTTGTTTTGATGTATTCAGTTGGTAAAGTAATATCGGTAGCAATACATAAATAGGTGTCGGGGTGCAATGTCAAAATTAAATCTTCGAGCAGTTTGTTATTGCGGTACGGTGTTTCGATGAAAATCTGAGACTGGTTTTTTTCAAAAGATATGCGTTCTAGGCTTTTGAAACTGGCTTTTTTTTCGTCTTTTTCAATGGGTAAATAACCATGAAAAGTAAAACTTTGACCGTTCATACCAGAAGCCATCATTGCCAAAAGAATAGAGGATGGGCCAACAAGAGGTACAACCTGAATGCCTTTGTCGTGGGCCAATTTTACGATTACAGCACCAGGATCGGCTACTCCAGGGCAACCAGCTTCGCTCATAAGTCCCATATTTTTGCCTTCCAAAAGTGGTTTGATGAACTCTTGGTGGTCTTTGGTTTCGGTGTATTTATTGAGAACGAATAGCTTTAATTCGGATTGTTTTTTGTCGGGATTGGTTAGTTTGATAGACTTTCGAGCTGTTTTGTCATTTTCAACTACGTAATAATCAATTAATTCAACACATCTTTTAATGGTTTGAGGTAATACATCCATAGGGTCGCAATCGCCCATAGTGGTTGGAATTAAGTATAGTTTGCCAAGAAGCGGTGCTGATTTCATTTGGATTGTTTTCGCTTTTTAAGAATAAGTTGCTTTATTTGACTTCTGTCAATGGTCTTGGAGGGGAAAGTTCCAGTTTGAAACAAAGTTATAAAAAACTTTTTTAGTTTTCTCCTGAATGTTTGGTAATCAACCTTTGGGCAATTACTTCGCAAGCCTCATCGAGCATTTCATAAACCATGTCAAAACCGTTTGCTAAACCATAGTAAGGGTCTGGAACATCTACGTTTTCATTTGGAAAAATAGCGTCCAAGATGAGTTTTACTTTATGTTTTTGGATTTCATTCTGAGCGAGGTGAATTACATCATTGTAATTGTTATTGTCCATTACAAAAATATAGTCAAAAGCTTCAAAATCTGTTTTTTGGAATTGTCTTCCTCTTTGATTAGAAATGTTTAAGCCGTTTTTTTTGGCGGTGGCTACAGAACGATTGTCTGGAGCACGACCAACATGCCAAGAACCTGTTCCTGCTGAATCTACAAGGAATTTATCAATAGGAAGTTTGGAGGCTAATATGCCTTCGGCCAATGGCGAACGGCAGATATTGCCCAGGCAAACCATTAAAATTTTAACAGGCATACTGCTTTTATAGCGTTAATTTTGAATTGATATCTTCGACGTATTTTTTGAATTGTTTGTCGGTTGCCACTAAATTGTCAACAGTTTTACAAGCGTGAAGTACCGTAGCGTGATCTCGATCTCCTATTTGGGATCCGATATTTGCTAGTGAAGCTTTGGTGAATTTTTTAGCAAAAAACATAGCCAATTGTCTGGCTTGTACTACGTGTCTTTTTCTTGTTTTGGATTGTAAGGTTTCCAAGTCCAATTGGAAATAATCCGATACAATTTTTTGAATGTAATCGATTGATATTTCTCTCTTTACATTTTTAACAAATTTTTCTACGACACTTTTGGCTAGTTCAATTGTTACTTCTTTTTTGTTGAAAGAAGATTGTGCAATCAAGGAGATAATTGCTCCTTCTAGTTCCCGAACATTTGATTTGATGTTGCGTGCTACGTATTCGATTATCTCGTTTGGAATTTCAACTCCATCACGATACAATATGTTTTTTAAGATAGAAATTCTCGTTTCATAATCCGGTTGGTGTAACTCAGCAGATAATCCCCATTTGAAACGGGACAATAAGCGTTGTTCGATGTCTTGCATGTCTACAGGCGCCTTGTCCGAAGTCAAGATAACTTGTTTTCCGTTTTGGTGTAAATAATTGAAAATATGGAAAAATACATCTTGTGTTCCTGATTTTCCAGAAAGAAATTGAACGTCATCAATGATTAAAACATCGATTAATTGGTAGAAATGAATAAAATCATTTCTGTTATTTTTCTTAACGGAATCAATATATTGTTGGGTAAATATTTCGGCTGAAATATATAAAACGGTTTTCTCTGGGTATTTGTCTTTGATTTCAACACCAATAGCGTGTGCTAAGTGTGTTTTTCCTAATCCAACACCACCAAAAATTAACAATGGATTGAAAGAGGTTCCTCCAGGCTTATTAGCTACAGCCATACCTGCAGAACGCGCCAATCTATTAGAATCTCCTTCTAAAAAATTGTCAAAACTATAATTAGGGTTTAGTTGAGATTCGATTTTTAAATTACGAATTCCAGGGATTACAAACGGGTTTTTTAATTCTGGGTTTAAATTTTTGAAAGGAGCATCTACTTCTTGCGCTTTCATAGGAGCTCTATTGGCACTTGGCAACTGTTCTGTAAATGGTTGTTTGTTGCCATAAGTGTTCTCCATTTTGATTTTATAGAGTAACTTTGCATTTTTACCAAGTTCTTTGGTTAGGGCAACTTTTAATAATTTCACATAGTGTTCTTCTAACCATTCGTAGAAAAATTTGCTAGGTACTTGTATATATAATGCATTATCGGTAAGTTCAACTGATTTAATTGGTTCAAACCAAGTTTTATAAGCTTGATCTTGAATGTTGTCCTTTATGAAGGACAAACAGTTTTCCCATACTGATTGTGCAGTCTTGTTCATATATCTAGTTAAATTATTTTATTGTAGTGCTTTTTTTCTTGCAAAAAGAATGTGAAAATTATTCTTTTTTCGGGATAACAAATATGTGAACAATTATCTGTAAAAAAAAATAAAATAGGCTATAATTTTCAAAAATTTTGTTGTAAGGCACTTTTTGAAATTTAAATTTTTAATTCATAATTAATGAAAGATCATCAAATTCAAGTTCGTGTTCGCTATTCAGAAACAGACCAAATGGGCGTTGTTTATCACGGAAATTACATTCCCTATTTTGAGATAGGAAGAGTCGAATGGCTTAGAAACAAAGGGATTTCATATAAAAAAATGGAAGAAAGTGGTATTGCATTACCTATTGTTAATATGAATATCAATTATAAAAAATCAGCTAGGTATGATGAATTATTAACGGTGCATACTGTTTTCAAAAGTCAGACGTCCGTAAAGATTGAATTTGATTGTGCAATTTACAATGAAGCAAAGGAGTTATTAACAACTGCTCAATTTTTGTTGGTTTTTGTATCCTTAAAAACAGGTAAACCGATTGCTCCTCCAGATTACATTTTAGAACTACTAAAAACTTTTGAATAATTATCAAAAGGAGCTCTTTTTAGTGAGAATTTATAGTTTTATTATGTCAATTTCAAACAATGAATTAAAAGTGTCGAATACCATTTCGGCATTTTTTTTTCTGGTTTTTATTACAAATTTGCCTATTGGTAAATTGGTTTCTTCATTTATTTCCATTTCTTGAGATACAATGTCCAATTTTTTTTCTTTGATCACTCGCATCACTTTATTCATATTTTTATAATCAAATGAAATTTGAAAAGGAATGTCAATTGTTTTTTCGATGATTTTACAAGATTCTAAAGTGAGTTGTGCAGAAGTTTTGTAAGCCGAGATTAATCCGCCTACTCCCAGTTTTATGCCACCATAAATTCGAACCACCACGACAAGGACATTGGTTACGCCAAAGGATTGTATTTGACCGTAAATTGGGGTTCCTGCTGTATTACTGGGTTCTCCATCATCATTGGCTCTGTATTGGATGCTTTCTGTTCCTATTTGATAGGCATAACAGTAATGAACAGCGTGTGGATGTTGTTTTCTTAAAACTTCGATAATAGGTTTTACTTCTTCCTCCGATTCAATAGGAAAGGCGTAACCGAAGAATTTGCTGCTTTTTTCCTTGAGTAAAGATTCTTCGGAAGGATATGCAATAGTTTTGTAGGTGTCTTTAATTTCCAAAGGTATTCTTCTAAATTATTTTTTTATCAAACAAATCAACTACATCCTCTTTACCTACTTGTAAGTTCCAAACTGGAAGGCCAAGTTCTAATGCTGCATCGGTGTTTTCTTTTTTGTCATCTATAAATAAAGTTTGTTTGGCTTGCAATCCGTTTTGGTTCAATACGAAAGTGTAAACTTCTGGATTGGGTTTTCTCATGCCAATTTCGAATGAAAAATATACTTTTTCAAAACATTGGTAAAAATCACTATAAAATGAAGTGCCCGATTTTTGTTCGAAAGTTTCAATATGAATGGCATCGGTGTTGCTCAATAGAAATAAACGGTACTTTTTGGCAAGCATTTGAAGGAATTCTAATCGATACAATGGAAAGTCCAGTAATATTGCGTTCCATGCTTTTGAGATGTCCTCAATAGATGCGTTATCGGTATGTTTTTGAATTCCAAATAAAAAATCTTCTTCGGATATGGATCCAATTTCATATTGTAAGTTCAATTGGTTTAAATCTTCATTCCACTGGGATATGCCAAGATTTTTTAAACCATCCATAGTTGCTTGTTTATCTAAGTTGATAAAGACATCTCCAAAATCAAATATTATTGCATTAATCATGGTTTCTGATTATTAAAAATTCATCGGTGTCCATTGGGTGTTTTTCAGAATTTGTTTTTGATAAAAATGGGGCTCTGATTCCTTTCTCAAAAGTTGTATTTCCATAAAAAATTCGAGCTTCATCCCAAAGATTGGCATCGATAAAGGTCTGTAACGTTTGAAGTCCTCCTTCAATAATAACCGATTGTATTTGATGTTGAAACAAAACAGCAATAATTTGTGGCGCAATATTTTGTTTAAAATCGATTACCTCAAAGATAGTGTTTTCTTTGTTGATCCTATTTTTTGTCTTTGTAAATACTATAGTTTTGATTTGATTGTCAAAAACAGCATTCTCAACTGGAATACGATTATTTTGGTCCAATACCAATCGAATGGGATTGCTTCCAAACCAATCTCTAGCATTTAGTTTGGGATTGTCATCAATAGCGGTTTGTGTTCCGACTAGAATAGCTTGTTCTTCGGTGCGCCATTTATGAACCAATTGTCTCGAAAATTCATTGGTAATCCAAACGGGTTTTTTTTCGGCTTTTTCGAGAGGAGCTATAAATCCATCTTGACTCTCTGCCCATTTTAAAATAATGTAAGGTCGCTTCTTTTGATGAAATGTAAAAAAGCGCTTGTTGAGTTCGTTGCATTCGTCCTCGAGTATTCCAATAGTGACATGAACGCCTGCTTCTATTAATTTTTTGATACCGTTTCCTGCTACTTTGATGTTGGGGTCTACAGTTCCAATAACCACATTTGGGATATTGTTTTGTATAATCAAATCGCAGCAAGGAGGTGTTTTTCCAAAATGGCTACAGGGTTCCAAACTCACATAGATAGTAGCTTTTTTAAGCAACGATTTATCTTGGACCGAATTTACGGCATTGACTTCGGCGTGAGGCTCTCCTGCTTTTTTATGCCAACCTTCGCCTATGATTTTGCCTTCATATACAATGACACTTCCAACCATAGGATTGGGGTAGGTAGTTCCTAGTCCGTTTTTGGCCAGTTGTATGCAACGGCTCATGTATTTTTCATGTATCTTCACTGTGCAAAAGTAGTAATTTTGGAAATAGGAATTAGTTTCAAAACTTAGGATGTTTTCCCGTTTACAATGGCTATTTTTGTGACGTTGAATAAATAATATAGTATTTTATGAATAATTGGGTTATTAGAAAAATACAAAAAGAAGACAATCAAGCGGTTGCTCAATTGATTCGTGATGTTTTTGATGAACTGAATATACCGAAAGTAGGAACTGCTTATGAAGATCCTTATCTTGACTTGATGTTTGAAGAATACAATAAGCCACGATCTGTTTATTTTGTGGTCGAAAGTGAAGGGCGTATTGTTGGTGGAGCAGGAGTGGCACCGCTAGCAAACGAAGCCGATATTTATTGTGAGTTGCAAAAAATGTATTTTTTGCCTGAAACCCGCGGTAAAGGAATTGGCCGTCAAATGATGGAGCAATGTTTGCAAAGTGCGAGAGATTTTGGGTTCGAAAAATGTTATCTAGAAACGATGCCTTTTATGTTAGAGGCACAAAAATTGTATAAAAAAGTCGGTTTCGAAAACATTTGCTCTCCAATGGGAAGCACAGGACATACAAGTTGCCCGGTTTGGATGCTTTGCCCCCTAACCCCCGAAGGGGGAATAAAATAATCATTGAATATGAAAATAAAAGAATACAGAACTCAGTTTATACAAGCGCTTACTTATCTTTATGGTGAAGGCGAAGCGGAGAGTTTTTTCTATTTAATATTAGAAGAGAAACAAAAACGGAAAAGAATCGATTTGGCTTTGCAACCCGATTTGGTTTTTTCTGAAAGTGAAATTGCGATTTGGAACTCGATTTTGGAACAATTAAAATTGGAAATTCCGATTCAATATTTATTAGGGAATACGAGTTTTTATGGGTTGGATTTTGAGGTCAATGAAAATGTTTTGATTCCAAGACCCGAGACAGAGGAATTGGTGGATTGGATTTTAGAAAGCCAAAAGTCAAAAGCCAAAAGTCAAACTTTAAAAATTCTGGATATAGGAACAGGAAGCGGATGCATTGCTATTTCGTTAGCCAAAAATCTACCAAATGCTCAGGTTTTTGCGATTGATGTTTCGGAAAAAGCTTTGGCAACAGCCCAAAAAAATGCAATTCGGAATGAAGTTAGTGTTACATTTATTCAGCAAAATATTCTTGAAACGCTGGATTTAGGTCAAAAATTTGATATTATTGTTTCGAACCCGCCTTACGTTCGGAATTTGGAAAAAGAGGAAATTAAGAAAAATGTTTTAGACCATGAACCGCATTTGGCTCTTTTTGTAGAAGACAATGACGCTTTGATTTTTTATAGAAAAATAACCGAATTGGCACAAAAAAACCTATCAAATTCGGGACAATTGTATTTTGAAATCAACCAATATTTAGGAAAAGAAATGATTGAGTTGTTTGAAGAAATGAATTTTAAGAACATTGAATTAAGGAAAGATATCTATGGAAATGATAGAATGATGCTGGGTTTTTGTCAATAGTGTTCAGTGCTCGTTATACGTGATTTGCGTGAGGGATAGAAGCTAGCTACCGAAGTAGCGCGTATAGCACGACCACATTAAGAAAAGGGGCAACTAGCACATTGCTAAGTTAGCCCCTTTTTTTAATGTGGTCACGCCCAAATTATTGTTTTTGAACGGATTTATTGCTGAAAATTAAAAACCTACTCGTATCGCAAAGCTTCAATTGGATCTAGTTTTGCTGATTTTATAGCAGGATACAAACCAGAAACAAGTGCCACGATAAAACTAACAATAAATGCCGCCACCATCGCTCCCCAGGGAATTACGAAATCAAAATCTATAGCAGTCGATATTCCGTAACCAATTAAAATTCCAAAAATAATTCCAACAAAACCACCTATTTGTCCAATCAGTAAGGTTTCTATAAAAAATTGAAAAGCGATAGTCGTTTTTTTGGCTCCCAAGGCTTTTCGAACCCCAATTTCTCGAGTGCGTTCCGTTACCGACACAATCATAATATTCATCAAGGCAATGGATGAGCCCAAAATAGTAATAATTCCGATCAGCCATGATGCAAAACCTAGATATTTGGTGATTCCAAGGATTCTGTTTATCAAATCATCACTTCGTACCACAGCAAAATTATTGTCTTTCACAGGGCTTAATTTTCGGATTCTACGCATGACGCTATTTGCATTGTCGATGGCCTGATCCAACAACTCTTTTTTGGCAACCATAATGCTCATTGTGTAGTTGATGTTGGGCGCCGTAAATAGGGAACGTGCCACTTGAATCGGAATCAATACCCTTAAATCCTGACTGTTCCCAAAGGTGGAACCTTTCTCTTTTAACACACCAATAACCTTGAATTTGGCACCCCGAATCGAAATGGTTTTGCCTATAGGATTGACATCTTTTAAAAGACCTTTTTCAAAATCCGAGCCTACAATACAAGCATAAGCATTGTTGTTTATGTCAAAATTAGTAAAATTTCTACCCGAACTGGTTTCGAGTCCTGAGTTGGTCAAAAAATGCTCGTCTACACCCAAAACACTTATTTGTGGATCTGTTTTTTCGGCTTCATATTTTACTTCGGCAATAGATGTCGCTGTAAATGAAAGCGATGTTTCCGTAAAAGGATAATTGTATTTATTCTTGAAAGCAACCGCCTCTGGGTAGGAAATAATAGGGTTTATGATTTCTCGCTCCTCTCCGCCACGTCTTCGAGAAGTATTCTCGTATTGATTAATATTGAAAGTATTGGCTCCCATCGAAGCAAAATCGGTGGATAATGTATTCTCAAGCGCCGATACAACGGTCAGAATCCCAACCAAAGCGGTTATACCAATGGCAATAATCATTACCGTCAAAATAGTTCGCAACAATTGAGTTCGGATCGAACCAAATGCGATTCTTATATTTTCTTTGAATAGTTTTAGCATCATGTTTTATTTGACTCGAAAATACAATTTTTGTTACAATTTCCTTTTGAGAAATTCCTCTAAATATTTTTTTAGGAGCTAATTCCAGCTATTCGTTTCAATCTCCTGAGCCGAACCCCGGCTCAGGAGGATTTTCACTACTATCTGGGCTAGGGTATTTCGGTATTGAAGAGCTTTGAATTATTAGGATAACCAGTTGCTAGTATGATTTCTTGCAATAAATCATTTAGAATATTTTTTTACAAATTCTATCTTTTCTATTCTTTGCGTCTCAGCGCCTTTGCGTGGAATTGAGCTCACAAAGGCGCAGAGACGCAAAGTCTATTTTCAATATTTAGACTCTTAATATGAAATACAGACAGTCATATGCAATTAAATTACAAATTTTTCAAAAGGAATTATTTTAAAAGTAAGATATTTGCAATTGGAAATTTAAAATATAACAATTTAGATTTTCATAATGAAATATGATTTTGGATATCTAATCTAAAATCGGCACACGAGCCCAAAGGGCGAACTGGCGAAGCAATCTAAAAATCTGCAATCTAAAAACAATGGCATCAAAACCGAGCATTCCAAAAGGAACCCGAGATTTTTCACCTGCTGAGGTGGCAAAAAGACAATACATTATCCAAATTATAAAAAGCAATTTCGAAAAATTTGGATTCCAACCTATAGAAACACCCTCCTTTGAAAACTCCGAAACCCTTATGGGAAAATATGGAGAAGAAGGCGACCGTTTGATTTTCAAAATATTGAATTCGGGCGATTATTTAGCCAAAGCCAATGCAACGCACTTAGAGGCAAAAGACAGCACACGATTGACGTCTAGTATTTCCGAAAAAGCCTTGCGTTATGACTTAACCGTTCCGTTTGCGCGTTACGTAGTACAGCACCAAAACGAAATCGAATTTCCGTTCAAAAGATACCAAATCCAACCGGTTTGGCGTGCCGACCGTCCTCAAAAAGGGCGTTTCAGAGAATTTTTTCAATGCGATGCCGATGTGGTTGGCTCAAAATCGTTGTGGCAAGAAGTAGAGTTGGTGCAATTGTACGATTCGGTTTTTACCGCTTTGGGCCTTGCTGGAGTCACCATTAAAATCAATAACCGAAAAATTCTTTCCGGAATTGCCGAAGTAATCGGTGCATCTGATAAATTGATTGACTTTACGGTAGCTCTTGACAAACTAGACAAAATAGGCGAAGACGGTGTAAAGAAAGAAATGATCGAAAAAGGAATTGCCGAAGAAGCGATTGCCAAAGTGCAACCGTTATTCAATTTTACGGGGACCATTTCTGAGAAAAT includes these proteins:
- a CDS encoding ParB/RepB/Spo0J family partition protein, which encodes MSKAIKKQALGRGLSALLKDPENDIQSVEDKNADKVVGNIIELEIDAIEINPFQPRSNFNEDSLRELATSIKELGVIQPITVRKLDFNKYQLISGERRLRASTLIGLTTVPAYIRIANDNESLIMALVENIQRHDLDPIEIALSYQRLIDEIQLTQEQMSERVGKKRSTIANYLRLLKLDPIIQTGIRDGFISMGHGRAIINIDDHDVQTDIYQKIVSQNLSVRETETLVKNYHESLKPKPLTPTKTSSFEINDEDVSTFNKYFGAKIDVKVAGNGKGKITIPFHSEEDFNRIIKLIEG
- a CDS encoding ParA family protein, with the translated sequence MGKIIAIANQKGGVGKTTTSINLAASLGVLEKKVLLIDADPQANATSGLGIDVETVEIGTYQILEHSHTPLEAIVKCSSPNVDVIPAHIDLVAIEIELVDKENREYMLKKALESIKDQYDYILIDCAPSLGLLTLNALTAADSVVIPIQCEYFALEGLGKLLNTIKSIQKIHNPDLDIEGLLLTMFDSRLRLSNQVVEEVQKHFNDMVFETVIQRNVKLSEAPSFGESIINYDATSKGAVNYIHLAQEIIKKNSK
- a CDS encoding SDR family oxidoreductase is translated as MSYTDKMLRDDALKGKVIVVTGGGSGLGKAMTKYFLELGAQVAITSRDLEKLKSTAQELEAETGGTCLPLQCDVRHYTEVENMLQEVLKAFGKVDVLLNNAAGNFISPTERLSANAFDTVIDIVLKGSKNCTLAFGKHWIDTKQTSASVLNIVTTYAWTGSAYVVPSATAKAGVLAMTRSLAVEWAKYGIRTNAIAPGPFPTKGAWDRLLPGDLAEKFDMAKKVPLKRVGDHQELANLAAYLVSDFSAYVNGEVIVIDGGEWLKGAGQFNLLEAIPEELWDQLEMMIKAKKKG
- a CDS encoding SAM-dependent methyltransferase codes for the protein MKSAPLLGKLYLIPTTMGDCDPMDVLPQTIKRCVELIDYYVVENDKTARKSIKLTNPDKKQSELKLFVLNKYTETKDHQEFIKPLLEGKNMGLMSEAGCPGVADPGAVIVKLAHDKGIQVVPLVGPSSILLAMMASGMNGQSFTFHGYLPIEKDEKKASFKSLERISFEKNQSQIFIETPYRNNKLLEDLILTLHPDTYLCIATDITLPTEYIKTKKISAWKKETVDLHKRPTIFIIHKM
- a CDS encoding low molecular weight protein-tyrosine-phosphatase, encoding MPVKILMVCLGNICRSPLAEGILASKLPIDKFLVDSAGTGSWHVGRAPDNRSVATAKKNGLNISNQRGRQFQKTDFEAFDYIFVMDNNNYNDVIHLAQNEIQKHKVKLILDAIFPNENVDVPDPYYGLANGFDMVYEMLDEACEVIAQRLITKHSGEN
- the dnaA gene encoding chromosomal replication initiator protein DnaA; its protein translation is MNKTAQSVWENCLSFIKDNIQDQAYKTWFEPIKSVELTDNALYIQVPSKFFYEWLEEHYVKLLKVALTKELGKNAKLLYKIKMENTYGNKQPFTEQLPSANRAPMKAQEVDAPFKNLNPELKNPFVIPGIRNLKIESQLNPNYSFDNFLEGDSNRLARSAGMAVANKPGGTSFNPLLIFGGVGLGKTHLAHAIGVEIKDKYPEKTVLYISAEIFTQQYIDSVKKNNRNDFIHFYQLIDVLIIDDVQFLSGKSGTQDVFFHIFNYLHQNGKQVILTSDKAPVDMQDIEQRLLSRFKWGLSAELHQPDYETRISILKNILYRDGVEIPNEIIEYVARNIKSNVRELEGAIISLIAQSSFNKKEVTIELAKSVVEKFVKNVKREISIDYIQKIVSDYFQLDLETLQSKTRKRHVVQARQLAMFFAKKFTKASLANIGSQIGDRDHATVLHACKTVDNLVATDKQFKKYVEDINSKLTL
- a CDS encoding acyl-CoA thioesterase, with the translated sequence MKDHQIQVRVRYSETDQMGVVYHGNYIPYFEIGRVEWLRNKGISYKKMEESGIALPIVNMNINYKKSARYDELLTVHTVFKSQTSVKIEFDCAIYNEAKELLTTAQFLLVFVSLKTGKPIAPPDYILELLKTFE
- a CDS encoding IMPACT family protein, with protein sequence MEIKDTYKTIAYPSEESLLKEKSSKFFGYAFPIESEEEVKPIIEVLRKQHPHAVHYCYAYQIGTESIQYRANDDGEPSNTAGTPIYGQIQSFGVTNVLVVVVRIYGGIKLGVGGLISAYKTSAQLTLESCKIIEKTIDIPFQISFDYKNMNKVMRVIKEKKLDIVSQEMEINEETNLPIGKFVIKTRKKNAEMVFDTFNSLFEIDIIKL
- a CDS encoding HAD family hydrolase, giving the protein MINAIIFDFGDVFINLDKQATMDGLKNLGISQWNEDLNQLNLQYEIGSISEEDFLFGIQKHTDNASIEDISKAWNAILLDFPLYRLEFLQMLAKKYRLFLLSNTDAIHIETFEQKSGTSFYSDFYQCFEKVYFSFEIGMRKPNPEVYTFVLNQNGLQAKQTLFIDDKKENTDAALELGLPVWNLQVGKEDVVDLFDKKII